A genomic window from Amia ocellicauda isolate fAmiCal2 chromosome 15, fAmiCal2.hap1, whole genome shotgun sequence includes:
- the atxn7l1 gene encoding ataxin-7-like protein 1 isoform X3: MKPKVCVGGSGSSNAKPFRTPKDNLHTSISKPQHTAFPSKVPRDKPCVPVVSLEKMPHPMRADGANVKMNPTSTTTTSTSSASSSTTSPAALVKPALTSAAPRPVPPSDERTFNGRGLITPSSLDKKHQNGNKSSNKPYKRLSEREFDPNKHCGVLDPETKKPCTRSLTCKTHSLTYRRAVPGRRKQFDILLAEHKTRAREKEEVRVREPPGHSHAALAHEPPGGAATSAATHPGPNGRTASPVKSRLANSNPARPSPGSSVSGAAASEPPAPVGAGEPGGGRLSSDEGEPELPEESERLDCHYSGRHPRAQGFCTFGSRLMGRGYYVFDRRWDRLRLALNSMVEKHVNSQMWNSSLCCRKIPPAAESPLSSPAAQLATALPVLQALGGPGAVYLSSSSSGTPPYPVPHSLLSSATSMGGADGSPVTSPYSAAFPHGGAAFNVLDPPFKSAPTRSQPRTKTSKTPRVKDLPPRGGSAAAKKKKPPPLPPPPAPAPLQSSSASSYAGAHRRNCVLAPGAPLNSRGGSNNGTTPLSAKSEPSGRAVLSGSSADPVKRVGTEGGGGSTDPALLMPPLAHLAGDHALSAHNTLSGVTLAYGKADGKKRKNAGSSGKPSKVTKVTGVNSVHRKSTASLLSVVPGSPNSTLSRQPKVHH, translated from the exons TGTCCCAGTAGTGAGCCTTGAGAAGATGCCTCACCCGATGAGGGCAGACGGTGCCAATGTTAAAATGAACcccacctccaccaccaccacctccacctcctccgcctcctcatCCACCACATCTCCTGCCGCTTTGGTTAAACCTGCTTTGACATCAGCCGCACCCAGGCCCGTGCCTCCGTCGGACGAGCGGACCTTCAATGGCCGGGGCCTCATAACCCCCTCATCGTTAGACAAGAAACACCAAAATGGCAACAAAAGCAGTAATAAGCCTTACAAAAGACTTTCTG AACGGGAGTTTGACCCGAACAAGCACTGTGGAGTACTGGACCCAGAAACCAAGAAACCTTGCACAAGATCACTCACCTGCAAG ACTCACTCCCTCACCTACCGGCGGGCAGTGCCGGGCAGGAGGAAGCAGTTCGACATCCTCCTGGCTGAGCACAAGACCCGGGCGCGGGAGAAGGAGGAGGTGAGGGTCCGGGAGCCGCCCGGGCACAGCCACGCCGCGCTGGCACACGAGCCCCCGGGGGGAGCCGCCACCTCTGCCGCCACCCACCCCGGCCCCAACGGCAGGACTGCGTCGCCGGTGAAGTCTCGACTCGCCAACTCCAACCCGGCCAG gCCGTCGCCGGGCAGCTCGGTCAGCGGGGCAGCAGCGTCGGAGCCGCCCGCCCCGGTTGGGGCAGGGGAACCGGGGGGCGGCCGGCTCTCGAGTGACGAAGGAGAGCCGGAGCTCCCCGAGGAGAGTGAGAGACTGGACTGCCACTACTCCGGACGCCACCCCAGAGCGCAGGGG TTTTGCACTTTTGGTAGCCGGTTGATGGGCAGAGGCTACTATGTGTTTGACCGGCGGTGGGACCGACTCCGCCTGGCACTGAACTCCATGGTGGAAAAGCACGTCAATTCCCAAATGTGGAA CTCCTCTCTGTGTTGCAGGAAGATCCCCCCCGCAGCAGAGAGCCCCCTGTCGTCCCCCGCAGCCCAGCTGGCAACCGCCCTCCCTGTCCTGCAGGCCCTGGGTGGCCCCGGCGCCGTCTACctgtcctcctcttcctctggcACCCCCCCCTACCCGGTGCCCCACTCCCTGCTATCCTCGGCCACCAGCATGGGGGGGGCGGACGGCAGCCCCGTGACGTCTCCCTACTCCGCGGCCTTCCCCCACGGCGGGGCAGCCTTCAACGTCCTGGACCCGCCCTTTAAGAGCGCCCCCACCCGGTCGCAGCCCCGGACCAAAACCAGCAAGACGCCGAGAGTGAAGGACCTGCCTCCGCGGGGAGGCAGCGCCGCGGCCAAGAAGAAGAAGCCCccgcctcttcctcctcctcccgcccCCGCCCCACTGCAGTCCTCCTCTGCGTCGTCGTACGCCGGGGCTCACCGGAGGAACTGTGTCCTGGCGCCGGGCGCCCCGCTCAACTCTCGTGGCGGCAGCAACAACGGGACGACCCCACTTAGTGCCAAATCTGAGCCCTCAGGACGGGCTGTTCTGTCGGGCAGCTCGGCGGACCCTGTGAAGCGCGTGGGCACCGAGGGGGGCGGCGGCAGCACGGACCCGGCTCTGCTCATGCCCCCACTGGCGCACCTGGCCGGGGACCACGCCCTATCTGCGCACAACACCCTGTCCGGTGTGACGCTCGCCTACGGGAAGGCGGACGGGAAGAAACGCAAGAATGCCGGCTCCAGTGGCAAGCCCAGCAAAGTGACCAAAGTGACCGGCGTGAACAGTGTTCACCGCAAGAGCACCGCCAGCCTTCTCTCCGTCGTGCCGGGGTCCCCCAACAGCACCCTCTCCAGACAG CCTAAGGTCCATCACTGA
- the efcab10 gene encoding EF-hand calcium-binding domain-containing protein 10: MATRDPRALGGMATPREQHAARYLREHRIPALLHALTGELLFHRPERPREFLVSKLEMLKSTHTHPCLFSDSNLDAVFGILDTTKQGYISLAQYKEALNTLGVKDFDESPEGAEFNKISLDTFKKEAKSGLLSFPAAPKV; the protein is encoded by the exons ATGGCGACCCGGGACCCTCGCGCACTCGGCGGCATGGCGACCCCGCGCGAGCAGCACGCGGCCCGGTACCTGCGCGAGCACCGCATCCCCGCACTGCTGCACGCGCTGACCGGCGAGCTGCTCTTCCACCGGCCCG AGCGGCCCCGTGAGTTTCTGGTTTCGAAGCTGGAGATGCTCAAGTCCACCCACACCCACCCCTGCCTTTTCAGTGACTCCAACCTGGACGCTGTGTTTGGGATACTGGACACGACAAAGCAGGGGTACATCAGTCTAGCACAATATAAAGAAG CCCTGAACACTCTGGGAGTAAAGGATTTTGACGAGTCTCCGGAAGGAGCCGAATTTAACAAGATATCTCTGGACACGTTTAAGAAAGAGGC gAAGTCCGGGTTATTGTCATTCCCAGCAGCTCCGAAAGTGTGA